Proteins encoded together in one Nitrospirota bacterium window:
- a CDS encoding response regulator, whose protein sequence is MSQTKGLDREARTLLVVADKADTKNVILEYAEAQGHSVISASNPALGLSTFDISKVDIVITDLFLPDHEGIMLVKQIRERRPSCPILLLTDAGHAASTQEGLRAGALDYVEQPIRQDAFAQALSRAIHSLPASTVDETVVLDLCEALSLVGDDQDLFYASGRLFLEASLKDTTAAREALGRQDSEDLAAAAHRLKVSAKAICSPRLSESAKRLEELGRQGNFAEASSVCGDVEACLAEVHDALRELIAGGLPSWWLKLVRIYRHVPCSS, encoded by the coding sequence ATGAGTCAAACAAAGGGATTGGACAGAGAGGCACGAACATTGTTGGTCGTGGCCGACAAGGCCGATACCAAGAACGTGATACTGGAATATGCGGAGGCGCAGGGGCATTCGGTGATTTCCGCTTCAAACCCGGCGCTCGGGTTATCGACCTTCGATATATCGAAGGTCGACATTGTGATCACCGATCTCTTTTTGCCCGATCATGAAGGCATTATGCTGGTGAAGCAGATTCGTGAACGCCGTCCCAGCTGCCCCATCCTGCTCCTGACCGACGCCGGCCATGCCGCATCTACGCAGGAGGGGTTGCGAGCCGGCGCTTTGGATTATGTGGAGCAGCCGATTCGTCAAGACGCATTTGCACAAGCGCTGAGTCGGGCGATCCATTCGCTGCCGGCCTCCACCGTGGATGAGACTGTGGTATTGGACCTGTGTGAAGCGTTGAGCCTCGTGGGCGACGATCAGGATCTGTTCTACGCTTCGGGCAGACTCTTTCTAGAAGCAAGCCTGAAAGATACTACGGCGGCTCGCGAGGCGCTGGGGCGGCAGGACAGCGAAGATTTAGCGGCGGCTGCGCATAGGCTGAAGGTGTCCGCGAAGGCCATCTGCTCACCGCGTCTCTCCGAAAGCGCGAAGCGGCTGGAAGAATTGGGGCGGCAGGGAAATTTTGCCGAGGCCTCATCGGTCTGTGGGGATGTCGAGGCATGCTTGGCCGAAGTGCATGATGCGCTTCGGGAATTGATCGCTGGAGGACTGCCGTCATGGTGGCTAAAACTGGTTCGCATATACAGGCACGTACCCTGCTCGTCGTAG
- a CDS encoding GAF domain-containing protein, with amino-acid sequence MKRINEDRPLNPSYPSDTPVASIPLRSKGFVSLRTKLVSLFSLILIVACVSLSWYFIEIRRAAMTTNLQQLGAILLTSVAHNEHFQYAGLVGEDRVTLQQFIDSLMAVEEVVYVVVTGVDGNVLVRHTKGTGQTSASLVRAVDQPLYPDSQIAQTLFKSPSNTPLMTHLPISNIDADQFAWGETVYDFAIAVQRPAKGATPFPPFSSHMDEVSSGSPPTQATIVSGVVQIGLSDARVKHELRTMVWKVLLITTFIIVAGALSVFLLGLRITQPLKRLCDVASQVAEGYSPVPLMSSSHDEIGQLTNAFNLMARSIQERNSAITANLVTIKHQVNQLTTLHQVSAAIVGTLDRSQLLETILQLLTSNLGFTRMVLTLRRQERNTAYVAKIAGVSPDIVEATRLLDIPIQDDGSLQADLLIHGDPLFIRDLEAVANRMSPPVLHLARLSGVTSFVAVPLKSHNQILGYLAADRGPEPCREEDLHMLWTITSHVAAAIDNARAYAHLEELTQNLEQRIAERTQELSVANERLQEHDRQRSLFFSVASHELRTPMTVIRSFADNMRDGVAGPMNEQQLTYLTRIGHNINRLTRIINQLLDWSRLGSQQDMPRLTPVSVETTALLVADSLQTVAAEKSITLEIAHANGLPAVQADHDKLEQIFWNLIGNAIKFTPPGGRITVEFQETPEGFVRISVADTGCGIDPGHIAKLFREFSRVPSANPSAQGAQLGLFITKSLVIMHKGAIWVDSTPGAGTRFYFTVPVCSQADRLKAEGAKAEGS; translated from the coding sequence ATGAAACGTATTAATGAGGACAGGCCATTGAATCCTTCTTATCCGTCGGATACACCTGTGGCTTCCATCCCATTGCGCTCGAAGGGGTTCGTCAGCCTGCGAACGAAACTCGTGTCATTGTTCAGCCTCATTCTCATCGTCGCCTGTGTAAGCTTGAGCTGGTACTTCATCGAAATTCGGCGCGCGGCCATGACCACCAATCTCCAGCAGCTGGGTGCGATTCTCCTCACGAGCGTGGCGCACAACGAGCACTTCCAATATGCAGGCCTCGTGGGCGAAGATCGCGTGACGCTCCAGCAATTCATTGACAGCCTCATGGCCGTCGAGGAGGTGGTCTATGTGGTCGTTACGGGCGTGGACGGCAACGTGCTGGTCCGGCACACGAAAGGAACAGGCCAAACCTCTGCCAGTCTTGTGCGAGCCGTGGACCAGCCTCTATACCCGGACAGTCAGATTGCACAAACCCTCTTTAAATCGCCAAGCAACACTCCTCTCATGACACACCTCCCCATTTCAAATATAGACGCCGACCAGTTCGCGTGGGGGGAAACTGTGTACGACTTTGCCATCGCAGTACAGCGACCGGCAAAAGGAGCGACCCCGTTTCCCCCATTCTCTTCTCACATGGATGAAGTAAGCAGCGGGTCACCACCGACACAGGCGACAATCGTGTCCGGTGTCGTCCAAATAGGATTGAGCGACGCACGGGTGAAACACGAACTCAGAACGATGGTCTGGAAAGTTCTCCTCATCACCACCTTCATCATCGTCGCAGGCGCACTCAGCGTCTTTCTGCTCGGCCTCCGTATCACACAACCCCTGAAACGTTTGTGCGACGTGGCTAGCCAAGTGGCCGAGGGTTACTCGCCTGTGCCCCTCATGTCTTCCAGCCACGACGAAATCGGCCAGCTCACGAACGCATTCAACCTCATGGCCCGGTCCATCCAGGAAAGGAATAGCGCTATTACCGCAAACCTGGTCACCATCAAACACCAGGTCAATCAATTGACGACGCTCCATCAAGTCAGTGCAGCCATCGTCGGGACGCTGGACCGGAGCCAGCTCCTCGAAACCATCCTGCAACTCCTAACCTCCAATCTGGGCTTTACACGGATGGTTTTGACGTTGCGGCGTCAAGAACGAAACACGGCCTATGTGGCCAAAATCGCCGGGGTTTCACCTGACATTGTGGAAGCAACCCGGCTCCTTGATATACCGATCCAGGACGATGGCAGCCTCCAAGCCGACCTGCTGATTCATGGCGACCCCTTGTTCATCCGGGACCTCGAGGCCGTGGCAAACCGTATGTCACCACCTGTGCTGCACCTGGCTCGCCTCAGCGGGGTCACCTCCTTCGTCGCGGTGCCGCTCAAGAGCCACAACCAGATCCTCGGATACCTCGCCGCAGACCGGGGTCCAGAACCCTGCAGGGAAGAGGACCTCCATATGCTTTGGACGATTACCAGCCATGTCGCAGCAGCCATCGACAATGCCAGGGCCTATGCTCACCTCGAAGAACTCACCCAAAACCTGGAACAGAGAATTGCGGAACGCACGCAGGAATTGTCCGTCGCCAACGAACGGCTCCAGGAACATGACCGGCAACGATCGCTGTTCTTCTCAGTCGCGTCGCATGAATTGCGCACCCCCATGACCGTAATCCGTAGCTTCGCAGACAATATGCGCGACGGAGTGGCGGGGCCGATGAACGAACAACAGCTGACCTACCTCACCCGCATCGGACATAATATCAATCGCCTCACCAGAATCATCAATCAATTGCTCGACTGGTCCCGCCTTGGCTCTCAACAAGACATGCCCCGGCTTACACCGGTATCCGTCGAAACCACCGCTCTCCTTGTCGCCGACAGCTTGCAGACCGTCGCAGCTGAAAAATCGATCACCCTCGAGATCGCCCATGCAAATGGGCTTCCAGCGGTCCAGGCTGACCACGACAAACTGGAGCAGATTTTCTGGAATCTCATCGGTAATGCGATCAAGTTTACACCGCCGGGCGGCCGGATCACCGTCGAGTTTCAGGAAACCCCCGAGGGCTTCGTCCGAATCTCTGTCGCCGACACCGGCTGTGGGATTGACCCTGGTCACATCGCAAAACTCTTCCGCGAGTTCTCGAGAGTGCCGTCTGCGAACCCCTCCGCCCAGGGGGCTCAGCTTGGCTTGTTCATTACCAAGAGCCTGGTGATCATGCACAAGGGGGCCATCTGGGTAGACAGCACGCCCGGAGCCGGCACACGCTTTTATTTCACGGTCCCTGTTTGCAGTCAGGCTGATAGGCTGAAGGCCGAAGGTGCGAAGGCCGAAGGCTCTTAA
- a CDS encoding pentapeptide repeat-containing protein, whose product MYLLLREGCIVEFNAKKAAGEKADLRGCDLRGLDLRGLNADGLDLSDSYFRQSDLRSVDFRNARLEGASINGAKISGAYFPAELSASEIELSLLHGSRMRYSSDK is encoded by the coding sequence ATGTATCTCTTGCTGCGCGAAGGTTGCATCGTGGAATTCAATGCGAAGAAGGCGGCAGGCGAGAAGGCCGACTTGCGAGGATGCGATTTGCGGGGGCTTGATCTACGGGGGTTGAATGCCGACGGGTTGGATCTCAGCGACTCCTACTTTCGCCAATCGGACCTGCGCAGCGTCGATTTTCGCAATGCGCGGCTTGAAGGCGCCAGCATCAATGGTGCAAAAATTTCCGGCGCCTACTTCCCCGCTGAACTGTCCGCCAGTGAGATCGAATTATCTCTGCTCCACGGCAGCCGCATGCGGTACAGCTCTGATAAATAG
- a CDS encoding Hpt domain-containing protein yields the protein MDKTMDHTMALNLPEALNRVDGDQDLFLTLAQIFLDESPKEAGAARAALERQDGAGLAAAAHKLKGSVVELCAPRLFESAKRLEELGRQGELAEASSVCADVETHLAEVHAALRELITGGFPS from the coding sequence ATGGATAAGACGATGGATCATACGATGGCGCTGAATCTTCCAGAGGCCTTGAACCGAGTCGATGGCGATCAGGACCTTTTCCTCACCCTGGCCCAGATTTTTTTGGATGAGAGCCCAAAGGAGGCTGGTGCAGCTCGTGCGGCACTCGAGCGACAGGATGGAGCTGGTTTGGCGGCGGCGGCTCATAAGCTGAAGGGGTCAGTGGTGGAGCTCTGCGCGCCGCGCCTGTTCGAGAGCGCGAAACGGTTGGAAGAATTGGGGCGGCAGGGAGAGTTGGCCGAAGCCTCATCGGTTTGCGCGGATGTCGAGACACATCTGGCCGAAGTGCATGCCGCGCTTCGGGAATTGATCACCGGAGGATTTCCCTCATGA
- a CDS encoding PAS domain S-box protein produces the protein MADVTQKYSILVVEDNPDLVMGLQDFLQHDGYSVTVAATVAGAMELVRAHRFNAIILDLGLPDGDGLKVLKEAQRLDPSLPVIIVTAHISADRTVGALEEGAFAYLTKPYDREELRHILRRAIGVKELAVKAERTEYLLNVSEERFRSLVESASDAIVVADHHGIILSWNRAASRLFGYTNEEAIGKPLTILMPARYRHAHEQGLARIEATGTGRIMGAVLELHGLKKDGTEFPIELTLATWSSAAGNFYSGIIRDISVRRKTEDALRRSEQLLRNVADNTTAVIYVKDTDGRYLFVNHRFEQIFDLPADQIVGHTDHEIFPREAADAFRANDVIVIEQIRAVEYEEVAPHTDGPHTYISIKFPLCDPTGKPYATCGISTDITERKQTEEALRQSEERFRTMFTQAPIGMALIDSLTGHIYETNAKFAQIAGRTTEEMASLDWMSITHPDDVQADLNNMARLNANEIAGFQMEKRYVRPHGTIAWINLTVAPIQVKEHAGPRHLAMIEDITERKAIEQTLRTHEEHLRLALASTEMGTWNWNLRTGQVHWSSQVDRFLGLADRGSPHTQDEWLALVYREDRESLARVMRQAMDPPDSNVVFEHRVLKQNGSFQWCIWAGEIIRDCDGKALQILGTVRATDHGA, from the coding sequence TTGGCAGACGTCACACAAAAATACTCCATCCTTGTTGTGGAAGATAATCCTGACCTCGTCATGGGGTTACAGGATTTCCTCCAACATGACGGCTACAGCGTCACCGTTGCCGCTACCGTCGCCGGCGCCATGGAGCTCGTTCGCGCCCATCGCTTCAACGCGATCATCCTGGACTTGGGGCTGCCGGACGGCGACGGGCTCAAGGTCTTGAAAGAAGCCCAACGATTGGACCCCTCGCTCCCGGTCATCATCGTGACGGCCCATATCTCAGCGGATCGGACCGTGGGAGCGCTGGAAGAGGGGGCCTTTGCCTATCTGACGAAACCCTATGACCGGGAGGAACTTCGGCACATACTCCGTCGCGCCATCGGAGTCAAGGAACTGGCCGTGAAGGCCGAACGAACGGAATACCTCCTCAACGTAAGCGAAGAACGTTTCCGCTCGCTGGTTGAATCGGCCTCCGATGCCATCGTGGTCGCTGATCATCACGGCATTATCCTCTCCTGGAACCGGGCTGCATCCAGGCTCTTCGGCTACACCAATGAAGAAGCGATCGGCAAGCCCCTCACCATCCTCATGCCGGCACGCTACCGCCACGCTCACGAACAGGGCCTCGCCCGCATTGAGGCGACGGGAACGGGCCGCATAATGGGAGCCGTGTTGGAGTTGCATGGGCTGAAGAAAGATGGAACTGAATTTCCCATCGAACTCACATTGGCCACATGGAGTTCAGCCGCCGGTAACTTCTACAGCGGCATCATTCGAGATATTTCGGTCCGAAGGAAGACCGAAGACGCACTCCGTCGCAGCGAGCAACTTCTGAGGAACGTGGCGGACAACACCACGGCGGTGATTTACGTCAAAGACACGGATGGCCGGTATCTCTTCGTCAATCACAGGTTTGAACAGATCTTCGACCTGCCTGCCGATCAGATTGTGGGCCATACAGATCACGAGATCTTCCCCCGGGAGGCCGCAGATGCCTTTCGGGCGAATGACGTGATCGTCATCGAACAGATTCGTGCGGTGGAATATGAAGAAGTGGCGCCCCATACGGACGGGCCTCATACCTATATCTCGATCAAATTCCCGCTGTGCGATCCCACAGGCAAACCCTATGCGACCTGCGGTATTTCCACTGACATCACTGAGCGCAAGCAGACGGAGGAGGCGCTTCGCCAAAGTGAAGAACGGTTCAGAACCATGTTCACGCAAGCACCTATCGGTATGGCGCTTATCGATTCGCTGACGGGACACATCTATGAAACCAATGCTAAGTTTGCTCAAATTGCAGGTAGGACGACGGAGGAAATGGCCAGTCTCGACTGGATGAGCATTACCCACCCGGACGATGTGCAAGCGGATTTGAATAACATGGCCCGGCTGAATGCCAATGAAATAGCCGGATTCCAGATGGAGAAACGCTATGTCCGTCCCCATGGCACGATTGCGTGGATCAACCTGACGGTGGCTCCTATCCAAGTTAAAGAGCACGCTGGCCCACGCCACCTCGCGATGATTGAGGACATCACCGAACGCAAAGCCATCGAACAGACCCTCCGCACGCATGAGGAGCACCTCCGCCTTGCCCTGGCCTCAACTGAAATGGGCACATGGAATTGGAACCTCCGGACCGGTCAAGTCCATTGGTCCTCGCAGGTCGACCGGTTCCTCGGCCTCGCGGACAGGGGATCGCCTCACACCCAAGACGAATGGCTGGCACTCGTGTATCGGGAGGATCGGGAGTCGCTGGCGCGTGTCATGCGACAGGCGATGGATCCACCGGACTCCAACGTGGTATTTGAACACCGTGTCCTCAAACAGAACGGCAGCTTCCAGTGGTGTATCTGGGCTGGTGAGATCATTCGAGACTGCGATGGAAAGGCCTTGCAGATATTGGGAACGGTACGCGCAACAGACCATGGCGCGTGA
- a CDS encoding DUF928 domain-containing protein: protein MRTLTVPLLSLMIVSMGLFGPSSTPAVADQAAVAQAGPKEDAPLPLYQPPRKLTPRARVGGGLRGTDGSDPVLVALVPDHVGLTVKKTPVLNWFLSKPTIYPLKFTLINVGSVTPLHEGLIPTPAHAGIHSINLKDWGLVLEPDVQYRWFISAVRDPDSPSKDIVAGGMIERCEFNDCLVFKPILTCEDRQSVLGNAANGFWYDAMACLCELIDTNPSDQSLRRHRAALLNQIGLSGVAEWDLRSIQAPAK from the coding sequence ATGCGAACCCTAACTGTCCCGCTGCTATCACTGATGATCGTGAGTATGGGATTGTTTGGTCCAAGCTCGACGCCTGCGGTCGCGGATCAGGCCGCCGTTGCGCAGGCTGGGCCCAAAGAAGATGCGCCACTTCCTCTCTACCAGCCTCCCAGGAAGCTGACTCCGCGTGCTCGTGTCGGCGGGGGATTGCGCGGGACGGACGGAAGCGATCCCGTGCTCGTGGCTCTGGTGCCGGACCATGTCGGGCTCACCGTCAAAAAGACTCCCGTTCTGAACTGGTTTCTCTCAAAACCGACGATCTACCCGCTGAAATTTACGCTTATCAATGTCGGATCGGTCACGCCGCTGCATGAAGGTCTGATTCCCACCCCGGCCCATGCAGGTATCCACTCCATCAATCTCAAAGATTGGGGCCTTGTACTGGAACCGGATGTGCAATATCGCTGGTTCATCTCCGCTGTCCGCGATCCGGACTCGCCGTCAAAGGATATTGTCGCCGGCGGCATGATTGAGCGCTGTGAGTTCAATGACTGCCTCGTCTTCAAGCCCATCCTGACCTGCGAGGACCGGCAGAGCGTGCTAGGGAATGCCGCGAACGGTTTCTGGTACGACGCCATGGCCTGTCTCTGTGAGTTGATCGACACGAACCCTTCAGACCAATCGCTTCGCAGACATCGAGCTGCATTGCTGAATCAAATCGGTCTTTCCGGGGTCGCCGAGTGGGACCTTCGTTCTATCCAAGCGCCCGCTAAGTAG
- a CDS encoding four helix bundle protein, with translation MGNDSARRNVVQEKSFAFAVAIVKAGRRLQLNPQEWVLSKQLIRAGTSIGANIEEAIAAQSKKDFLAKMSIALKEARETHYWLRVLRDSGLTTEMETEAHLPACQELIRLLSSITMTTRENLETTAQARRVNRQHSTFHTPHSTLGT, from the coding sequence ATGGGAAATGATTCGGCGAGACGCAATGTCGTTCAAGAAAAGAGCTTTGCCTTTGCGGTCGCCATCGTTAAGGCTGGCCGTCGACTCCAATTGAATCCCCAAGAATGGGTGCTGTCAAAACAGCTCATTCGCGCCGGCACATCTATCGGGGCAAACATTGAGGAGGCAATCGCTGCGCAAAGCAAGAAAGATTTTCTGGCAAAGATGTCCATCGCACTGAAAGAGGCACGCGAGACACATTATTGGCTCCGGGTTCTTCGGGACTCTGGACTGACGACTGAAATGGAGACGGAGGCACATCTACCCGCCTGTCAAGAACTGATCAGGCTCCTCAGCAGTATCACTATGACCACTCGAGAAAATCTTGAAACAACCGCGCAGGCCAGGCGTGTGAACCGTCAGCATTCCACATTCCACACTCCTCATTCCACATTGGGGACGTAG
- a CDS encoding sigma-54-dependent Fis family transcriptional regulator translates to MRAKILIVDDDRDILLGLENRIEWMGHEHVTADNGKDALRLIEQGDFDLVLLDLELPGLSGLEILERVRGASHSEQHIEADSGTTPSTPLIIILTAFGTIERAVQAMQLGAYDFITKPFSADHLTVVINRALATVALHRQVNVLRQEGENRYGHLVGANDKIAAQLKVAKQAAPSDVTVLLLGETGTGKEVVARTIHRWSPRSAKPFVAVNCVALPENLLENELFGHEKGSFTGAVKREPGKIEVAESGTVFLDEIGDMPLPLQSRLLRVLQDQSFYRIGGTQPVLTNVRFIAATNKDIRRAIQQGTFREDLYYRLAVITVTLPPLRERMDDIPALAQHILTRAIGVVTHRPCALSEGALRVLQQYQWPGNIRELENVLTRALILCPKETIEPEYLYLGNVPSPSATEAESGSPPRHYHESMEAHSRQVLEEALRRNDWNQTRAAEELGLQRTYLTKLLRQKDISGRQPKDSSSSSEEDGL, encoded by the coding sequence ATGCGCGCAAAAATTCTCATCGTCGACGACGACCGCGATATTCTTCTCGGGCTTGAGAATCGCATCGAGTGGATGGGGCACGAGCATGTCACGGCCGACAACGGGAAGGATGCCCTGCGTCTGATCGAGCAGGGAGACTTTGATCTCGTGCTCCTGGATTTGGAACTACCGGGGCTGTCCGGTCTGGAGATCCTGGAACGGGTCAGAGGCGCCTCTCACAGCGAACAACACATCGAAGCGGACAGCGGCACAACCCCCTCTACACCGCTCATCATCATCCTGACCGCATTCGGCACCATCGAGCGCGCCGTTCAGGCGATGCAGCTTGGCGCCTATGATTTCATCACGAAACCGTTCAGCGCCGACCACCTGACCGTCGTGATCAACAGGGCACTGGCTACCGTAGCCCTGCATCGTCAAGTCAACGTCCTCCGTCAAGAAGGCGAGAACCGGTATGGTCACCTTGTCGGAGCCAATGACAAAATAGCTGCGCAACTGAAGGTCGCCAAACAAGCAGCGCCGTCCGACGTAACCGTTTTGCTACTCGGTGAAACCGGTACGGGGAAAGAAGTCGTGGCCCGCACCATTCATCGATGGAGCCCACGCAGCGCGAAACCCTTTGTCGCGGTCAATTGTGTGGCGCTGCCTGAGAATCTTCTCGAGAACGAACTGTTCGGTCATGAGAAGGGATCCTTCACGGGCGCGGTCAAACGGGAGCCGGGCAAGATTGAGGTGGCGGAAAGCGGAACAGTGTTTCTGGATGAAATCGGGGACATGCCGCTCCCCTTACAAAGCCGCCTGCTGCGAGTCCTTCAAGATCAGAGCTTCTACCGTATCGGTGGAACTCAGCCCGTTCTCACCAATGTGCGTTTCATCGCGGCCACCAACAAAGACATCAGGCGCGCGATCCAGCAGGGCACGTTTCGCGAGGATCTGTACTACCGACTCGCGGTGATCACCGTCACGCTCCCGCCTCTGCGTGAACGGATGGACGATATCCCTGCGCTCGCGCAACATATTCTCACACGCGCGATCGGAGTCGTGACCCATCGCCCCTGCGCACTGAGTGAGGGCGCCCTACGGGTATTGCAACAGTATCAGTGGCCCGGCAATATCCGCGAACTGGAAAATGTGCTGACGCGCGCACTCATCCTATGTCCCAAGGAGACAATTGAACCGGAATACCTGTATCTCGGAAATGTACCATCTCCCTCGGCGACCGAGGCCGAGTCAGGCTCCCCCCCCCGTCACTACCATGAAAGCATGGAAGCGCACAGTCGGCAGGTCCTCGAAGAGGCGTTGCGAAGAAATGACTGGAATCAAACACGCGCAGCTGAAGAACTTGGCCTTCAACGGACCTACCTCACAAAACTCCTCCGCCAGAAAGACATCTCCGGCAGGCAGCCCAAAGACTCCTCCTCGTCTTCTGAAGAAGATGGGCTCTGA
- a CDS encoding ATP-binding protein, protein MVAKTGSHIQARTLLVVADNADTQTVILEHARAQGHSVISASSAALGLSTFDMTKPDIVITDLFLPEQDGVMLVKQIHERRPTCPVLLLIDAGQAESTIAGLRAGALDYVEQPIHQDAFAQVLNRAIHSLPASVDDAPGVERLEYVLVMGPDPGYVESTVTWLVQGTAMGLMEARQLHLRAALQELVMNAVEHGCLELRYHDKIEAMAKDQYDDLIRQRRQESRFRDRRVTIRAIYDKQRRVLTYRIADEGKGFNWKTRVASRHDVCPSGDVSGRGIFLAHSFFPDISYNDKGNEVILTVSLA, encoded by the coding sequence ATGGTGGCTAAAACTGGTTCGCATATACAGGCACGTACCCTGCTCGTCGTAGCGGACAATGCCGATACCCAGACCGTCATCCTGGAACATGCGAGGGCGCAGGGGCATTCGGTGATTTCCGCTTCGAGCGCGGCGCTCGGACTGTCGACCTTCGACATGACGAAGCCCGATATCGTCATTACGGACCTCTTTTTGCCCGAGCAGGACGGGGTCATGCTGGTGAAGCAGATTCACGAACGCCGCCCGACCTGCCCGGTACTGCTTCTCATCGATGCGGGGCAGGCCGAATCGACGATCGCAGGGTTACGAGCCGGCGCCTTGGATTATGTGGAGCAGCCGATTCATCAGGACGCATTTGCGCAAGTGCTGAATCGGGCGATCCATTCACTGCCTGCTTCCGTGGACGACGCGCCGGGCGTCGAACGTTTGGAGTATGTGCTCGTCATGGGTCCGGACCCTGGGTACGTCGAGAGTACGGTAACCTGGCTCGTTCAAGGGACGGCCATGGGGCTGATGGAGGCTCGCCAGCTCCATCTTCGGGCCGCGTTGCAAGAACTCGTGATGAATGCGGTCGAGCATGGCTGCCTCGAACTCCGCTATCATGACAAGATCGAGGCCATGGCAAAAGATCAATATGATGATCTGATCCGGCAACGCAGACAAGAGAGTCGTTTCCGTGACCGCCGCGTGACGATCCGCGCCATTTACGACAAGCAACGACGGGTATTGACCTACCGGATTGCCGACGAAGGGAAGGGGTTCAATTGGAAGACGCGAGTGGCCTCTCGTCATGATGTCTGCCCCTCGGGTGATGTCAGCGGGCGGGGCATTTTTCTTGCGCACTCATTCTTTCCTGACATTTCGTACAACGACAAGGGAAACGAGGTCATCCTCACGGTGTCACTGGCGTGA
- a CDS encoding ABC transporter substrate-binding protein, with amino-acid sequence MNTIDDIGRLSRIMVGLVWLLALCTLPVTESAAVDIAILQSSDIAAYREAIAGLKATGPIGAIYTEYDAQGNLELGKQLARKAQESNASLVVAVGLKAALAAQNEIVDVPIVYMMVLDPLKHQLRAANMTGTILEVPLDRQLKIMRKFLPALHRLGTLYDPAKTSSQVKDAKRQAANSQFQFKELPVESEKDVPQQLRALLQDVEALWLMPDSTVLTNESIGFILESALAQQIPVVGFSPEFTRLGALLSISVNYGDIGRETGLLAKRVLDGEKLRPLTPLPVERLKITVNLKTARFLGITFPSELTSLIDETY; translated from the coding sequence ATGAACACGATTGATGACATAGGCCGGCTCTCTCGCATAATGGTGGGACTCGTCTGGCTGCTCGCCCTCTGTACCCTGCCTGTGACGGAATCTGCGGCGGTGGACATTGCTATCTTACAATCTTCTGACATTGCGGCATATCGCGAGGCCATTGCGGGCTTGAAGGCCACTGGCCCGATTGGAGCGATCTATACCGAATATGATGCGCAAGGCAATCTGGAACTCGGGAAACAACTTGCGCGCAAGGCGCAGGAATCAAATGCGTCACTGGTCGTGGCCGTGGGACTCAAAGCCGCCTTGGCGGCACAAAATGAAATTGTGGATGTCCCGATCGTCTACATGATGGTTCTTGATCCGTTGAAACATCAGCTGAGAGCCGCCAACATGACCGGTACGATCCTGGAGGTCCCCCTGGACAGACAGCTGAAGATCATGCGGAAGTTCCTACCGGCCCTCCACCGCCTCGGGACTCTCTACGATCCCGCCAAGACCTCCTCCCAGGTGAAGGACGCCAAAAGGCAGGCCGCCAACTCACAGTTCCAATTCAAGGAGCTTCCCGTCGAGAGTGAAAAGGACGTGCCCCAGCAACTGCGAGCATTGCTCCAGGATGTTGAAGCCCTCTGGCTCATGCCGGATTCCACGGTCTTGACGAACGAGTCTATAGGATTCATCCTTGAATCAGCGCTCGCACAACAGATACCGGTAGTCGGGTTCTCGCCGGAATTCACACGCCTGGGAGCGCTGCTCAGCATATCCGTCAACTATGGTGATATCGGTCGGGAAACCGGGCTGCTCGCGAAGCGCGTTCTCGATGGGGAAAAACTGAGGCCGCTCACCCCTCTGCCGGTCGAGCGACTCAAGATCACCGTCAATCTCAAGACCGCGAGGTTTCTCGGCATCACGTTTCCGAGTGAGCTGACGAGTCTCATCGATGAAACGTATTAA